A genomic segment from Zygotorulaspora mrakii chromosome 1, complete sequence encodes:
- the URK1 gene encoding uridine kinase URK1 (similar to Saccharomyces cerevisiae URK1 (YNR012W); ancestral locus Anc_6.307): MPQVNHRITPSDTPSGSFYGTSEEGSKIQLNKENVIIENNRAKYLPPWTTPYIIGVAGPSGSGKTSVAAKIVSSINVPWTVLVSLDNFYKPLAPEERLQAFKNEYDFDHPSAIDLDLAYECILSLKEGRKTTIPVYSFIEHNRVPNKSINIYGASVIVLEGIYALYDKRLLDLMDLKIFVDADSDVCLARRLSRDIIHRGRDLQGCIQQWQKFVKPNADKYLSPTMQNSNAIVPSLTDNGVAVDVIINHIKLKLQSKSEDHLKELIRLGSASTMPLGDYKSVHELDATNQVLSINTMLLDKKLKRDDFVFYFDRLASIILTKALDDIPIFEKRDIVTPNGVTVTDSAACNFEQIAAVNLIRSGDCFVHSLKNTVPNISLGKLLIQSDSQTGEPQLHCEFLPSGIEKYDRVLLMEAQIITGAAMIMAIQVLLDHAVSLKKIKVVVYLATELGIRRIINAFHDRVEIFVGTIITRKGIAHSNWAKTRFVDAKYFGCK; this comes from the coding sequence ATGCCGCAGGTCAATCATAGGATAACACCATCTGATACGCCAAGTGGTTCTTTCTATGGGACTTCAGAGGAGGGATCAAAGATTCAGCTCAACAAAGAGAACGTTATCATTGAGAATAACAGAGCGAAATACCTGCCCCCATGGACAACGCCGTACATAATAGGTGTGGCAGGTCCATCGGGATCAGGAAAAACCAGTGTTGCTGCCAAAATTGTTTCATCGATCAATGTTCCATGGACAGTCTTGGTATCTTTGGATAATTTCTACAAACCATTGGCACCAGAAGAAAGACTTCAAGCCTTTAAGAATGAGTACGATTTTGATCACCCTTCTGCAATTGACCTTGATCTGGCGTATGAGTGCattttatctttgaaagagggTAGAAAAACCACGATTCCAGTTTATAGCTTCATCGAGCATAATCGGGTACCCAACAAAAGCATTAATATTTATGGCGCCAGTGTGATTGTCCTTGAAGGAATTTATGCGTTATATGACAAGAGGCTTTTGGATTTGATGgatttgaagatatttGTTGACGCAGATTCTGACGTTTGTTTGGCGAGAAGACTATCCAGAGATATTATACACAGAGGAAGAGATTTACAAGGCTGCATTCAACAATGGCAGAAATTTGTGAAACCAAATGCTGATAAGTACTTGAGTCCGACAATGCAGAATTCAAATGCAATTGTTCCTTCTTTAACGGATAATGGTGTCGCAGTTGACGTAATAATAAATcatatcaaattgaaattgcagTCAAAATCAGAGGATCatttgaaggaattgaTCAGGTTAGGTTCAGCAAGCACAATGCCACTTGGCGATTATAAGTCAGTTCATGAATTGGATGCAACAAATCAGGTCCTGTCCATTAATACAATGTTGCTTGATAAAAAGTTAAAAAGAGATGATTTTGTCTTCTACTTTGACAGATTAGCTTCAATTATATTAACAAAAGCCTTGGATGATattccaatttttgaaaaacgtGACATAGTGACACCAAATGGTGTCACCGTCACAGACTCTGCTGCATGCAACTTTGAACAAATCGCTGCTGTCAACCTTATTAGATCCGGTGATTGTTTCGTCCattcattaaaaaatacggttccaaatatttcattaggaaaattgttgatacaATCTGATTCTCAGACAGGTGAACCACAATTACATTGTGAATTTTTGCCAAGCGGGATTGAGAAGTACGATAGGGTACTTTTAATGGAAGCCCAAATAATTACAGGCGCCGCAATGATTATGGCAATTCAAGTGCTATTAGATCACGCAGTGtcgctgaaaaaaattaaagTTGTTGTATATCTGGCAACTGAGCTTGGTATCAGAAGAATTATTAATGCTTTCCATGATCGTGTGGAGATTTTTGTAGGCACAATTATAACAAGGAAGGGAATTGCTCATTCTAATTGGGCAAAAACTAGATTTGTCGACGCTAAATATTTTGGTTGCAAATGA
- the PHO91 gene encoding Pho91p (similar to Saccharomyces cerevisiae PHO91 (YNR013C); ancestral locus Anc_6.308), with product MKFSHSLQFNAVPEWSSKYIAYSHLKKLIYALQRDKLYSRPASHADVEQGGGGEHGSGSETQPLLSGLATSDVYVSKFLVALDVELKKIDKFFKSQETGLIANYNELKDDVLEFEQDLLNNRVHSISDAVPSQIRNRDRRLSNDSLEARLEGHSDNEIDDDIDSNLSGRSIESAPDHTNESGHGIYHSQSRTTNNTWNSHYISPVFERKITLKKRLVAIYTQLSELKSFIELNRTGFSKICKKFDKSLDTNIKNDYLNAMEKKSHVFNKETIQKIQNCLAETIVTYARLSQDNFPHDDNSVLDINFAETQLSSHLRDHVVWERNTVWKDMINLERKSQNVKTDNKNLSKKIHVKEIDQNGNVTIHSDSSVKSIKIPETIHDFLHLSPLDFLRIVLNSSLFVKFSLITLIFAIFLKKSPFNDILQKNCFAILIYASLLWATETIPLFVTSLFVPLLIVILPVLNNPSTNKPMDPIQSSQFILSTMWSSVIMLLLGGFTLAAALSKFNIAKVLSTYILSSAGTNPKVILLTNMGVALFVSMWVSNVAAPVLCYSIIQPLLRTLPRNSVYAKQLILGIALASNIGGMASPIASPQNIFSIGLMEPQPSWIEWFIVSIPVCVLCILGIWILLLLTFPLEPSLKLLKLHPIRDPFTLKQWFVSIVSAATIVLWCLSNKLSGIFGEMGIISIIPILIFFGTGLLTSDDFNNFMWTIVILAMGGTTLGKAVTSSGLLSTMASIIKENMEDKPIFIIVLIFGVVILTMATFVSHTVAAMIIVPLMSEIGANLPSGNHSRLLIMVAALLCSGAMGLPTSGFPNVTAISMIDEVGDRYLTVGTFITRGVPASVITYFIIVTVGYGLMKMIGF from the coding sequence ATGAAGTTTTCGCATTCCTTGCAGTTCAATGCAGTGCCGGAGTGGTCGTCCAAGTACATTGCCTATTCGCATCTGAAGAAACTCATCTATGCTTTGCAAAGAGATAAGCTGTATTCGCGGCCAGCGAGCCACGCAGATGTCGAACAGGGTGGTGGCGGCGAGCACGGATCTGGGTCTGAGACGCAACCGCTGCTCAGCGGGTTGGCGACCTCGGATGTGTACGTGTCCAAGTTTCTGGTTGCGCTGGATGTGGAACTGAAAAAGATcgacaaatttttcaagagcCAGGAAACTGGGCTCATTGCGAACTACAACGAGTTGAAGGACGACGTCTTGGAGTTTGAGCAGGACTTGCTGAACAACAGAGTGCACAGTATAAGCGATGCCGTGCCCTCGCAAATACGGAATAGAGACCGCAGATTGTCGAACGATTCGCTGGAGGCACGGCTAGAAGGCCACAGCGATAACGAGATAGATGACGACATCGACTCCAATTTATCTGGCAGATCGATAGAATCTGCGCCGGACCACACCAATGAATCGGGCCACGGTATTTATCACTCGCAGTCAAGGACGACGAATAATACGTGGAACTCCCACTACATTTCGCCTGTTTTTGAGAGAAAAATcactttgaagaaaagactgGTTGCCATCTACACGCAGCTTTCGGAATTGAAGAGTTTCATAGAATTGAATCGCACaggtttttcaaaaatttgcaaaaaatttgacaaaTCCCTTGACACAAACATTAAAAATGACTATCTGAATGCCATGGAGAAAAAGTCTCATGTTTTCAACAAGGAAACgatccaaaaaatccaaaactGCTTAGCGGAGACAATTGTCACCTATGCGAGGTTATCGCAGGATAATTTCCCGCATGATGATAACAGCGTTCTGGATATTAATTTCGCTGAAACTCAGCTGTCATCGCATTTGAGAGACCATGTTGTCTGGGAGAGAAACACGGTTTGGAAAGACATGATTAATCTTGAGAGAAAGTCACAAAATGTCAAAACTGACAACAAGAATCTCTCGAAGAAAATTCAtgtgaaagaaattgatcaaaacGGTAACGTTACTATCCATTCAGATTCGTCAGTAAAATCGATAAAAATACCGGAAACCATTCATgattttttgcatttatcACCATTGGATTTCCTGAGAATTGTACTGAACTCATCATTATTTGTTAAATTCTCATTAATTACCttaatttttgcaatttttctGAAGAAATCACCCTTTAAtgatattttacaaaaaaactgttttGCTATTTTAATTTATGCATCCTTACTTTGGGCTACTGAAACAATTCCATTATTTGTTACTTCATTATTTGTCCCATTGCTAATTGTCATTTTACCGGTTTTGAATAATCCTTCAACAAATAAGCCAATGGATCCAATACAGTCTTCGCAATTCATTTTATCAACAATGTGGTCAAGTGTTATCATGTTATTATTAGGTGGTTTTACTTTAGCTGCAgctttatcaaaatttaatattGCTAAAGTTTTATCAACTTATATCTTGTCATCTGCTGGCACAAATCCAAAGGTCATTCTTTTAACAAATATGGGTGTTGCTCTATTTGTTTCAATGTGGGTTTCAAACGTTGCAGCCCCTGTTCTATGTTATTCAATCATTCAACCATTATTGAGGACTTTACCAAGAAATAGTGTTTATGCAAAACAACTGATCTTAGGTATTGCTTTAGCTTCAAACATTGGTGGTATGGCTTCGCCAATTGCATCACCAcagaatattttttcaattggcTTAATGGAACCGCAACCTTCTTGGATCGAATGGTTCATCGTTTCCATACCCGTTTGCGTTCTATGTATCCTTGGCATTTGGATTTTATTACTTCTTACGTTCCCATTAGAACCCTCGTTAAAGTTATTGAAATTACATCCAATAAGAGATCCATTCACTCTGAAACAATGGTTCGTTTCTATTGTCTCGGCAGCTACTATTGTTCTTTGGTGTTTATCCAATAAATTATCAGGAATATTTGGAGAGATGGGTATAATATCAATCATTCCAATTCTAATATTTTTCGGCACAGGATTATTGACTTCTGAtgatttcaacaattttatGTGGACCATAGTTATTCTTGCAATGGGTGGTACAACTTTAGGTAAAGCAGTTACTTCTTCCGGTTTATTGTCTACAATGGCATCAattataaaagaaaatatggaaGATAAGCcaattttcattattgtCCTTATCTTTGGTGTCGTAATTCTAACTATGGCTACTTTTGTTTCTCACACCGTAGCTGCAATGATCATTGTGCCACTGATGAGTGAAATTGGCGCAAATTTACCTTCGGGAAATCATTCCAGACTGCTGATCATGGTAGCTGCTTTATTGTGCTCCGGTGCGATGGGACTTCCAACTTCTGGTTTCCCCAATGTAACAGCTATTTCTATGATTGATGAGGTTGGTGATAGATATCTCACTGTTGGTACGTTCATTACAAGAGGTGTCCCAGCAAGTGTAATTACCTATTTCATTATCGTAACAGTAGGATATGGactaatgaaaatgattgGATTCTAA
- the SMM1 gene encoding tRNA-dihydrouridine(20) synthase (NAD(+)) (similar to Saccharomyces cerevisiae SMM1 (YNR015W); ancestral locus Anc_6.310), translating to MVVSYAGKLVLAPMVRAGELPTRLLALQHGADLVWSPEIIDKKLIQCERFINDKLKTVDFIISSPKSNGKPKSPTLVFRTHPQLEKGKIIFQIGTSTPSLATEAALKVIEDVDGIDVNAGCPKHFSIHSGMGAALLKTPDKLCAILKELVEKVGKPYNKSISVKIRILEEEATTLELVENLCLTGIHNLTVHCRTAPMRNREAPIRDYIPKIHQICKKHKVSLIMNGAVRSKTHYNELLQELQLPLEIGGMMADCAESNPTVFSKNPLPWYDVVREYLKIAQSFDNHTSNTKYMLSRLVPGKSKLFQFFARCKTPREIEYVVSQLGEKGELLSDPSNFLQSCRNEEKLAKQKEHDKKTKLKQAEKRQLINVDDGDAKQLKKMKSEKV from the coding sequence ATGGTCGTTTCATATGCAGGGAAGCTAGTTTTAGCCCCCATGGTAAGGGCGGGGGAATTGCCTACAAGACTTTTAGCTTTGCAGCACGGTGCCGATCTTGTTTGGTCGCCGGAGataattgataaaaaactaATACAATGTGAAAGATTTATCAATGACAAACTGAAGACAGTAGACTTTATCATATCATCACCGAAAAGTAATGGGAAACCTAAATCTCCAACTCTGGTATTTAGAACACACCCACAGCTGGAGAAAGGCAAGattattttccaaattggTACGTCAACTCCCTCACTTGCCACAGAAGCAGCTCTAAAAGTCATCGAAGATGTTGATGGTATCGATGTAAACGCTGGATGTCCTAAGCACTTTTCCATTCACTCAGGGATGGGCGCAGCATTACTTAAGACTCCGGATAAATTGTGTGCGATATTGAAAGAGTTGGTTGAGAAGGTTGGAAAACCTTATAATAAGTCAATAAGCGTCAAGATTCGTATTTTAGAGGAGGAGGCAACCACGTTGGAACTGGTTGAAAATTTGTGCTTGACTGGTATTCACAACCTTACGGTTCATTGTCGAACCGCACCAATGAGAAATAGGGAAGCTCCCATTAGAGATTACATTCCGAAAATTCACcagatttgcaaaaaacATAAAGTTTCACTGATTATGAATGGTGCTGTACGAAGCAAAACTCATTATAATGAGTTGCTTCAAGAGCTTCAACTGCCTTTAGAAATTGGAGGAATGATGGCGGATTGTGCAGAATCAAATCCAACAGTATTTAGCAAAAATCCATTACCTTGGTATGATGTTGTCAGAGAGTATCTAAAAATTGCACAGAGCTTCGACAATCATACAAGCAATACTAAATACATGCTTTCCCGTCTCGTACCAGGAAAATCGAAgctttttcagttttttgcACGTTGCAAAACACCAAGAGAAATAGAATACGTAGTCAGTCAACTCGGGGAGAAAGGAGAGTTGCTTAGCGATCCATCAAACTTTCTACAATCTTGCAGAAATGAGGAAAAGCTAGCGAAACAAAAGGAACACGATAAAAAAACGAAATTGAAGCAGGCTGAGAAGAGACAATTAATAAATGTAGACGACGGTGATGCAAAGCAActcaagaaaatgaaaagtgaGAAAGTTTAG